One genomic segment of Rubeoparvulum massiliense includes these proteins:
- a CDS encoding branched-chain amino acid ABC transporter permease: MKPLYNLQRLSSPVLMVFTILAIVFLILPMLFQDSRSSLIILTNVAIMAVFAMSYDLLLGYTGIVSFGHVMFFGMGAYTTSILFKQVAPTYSSLALAVVITLVLTGLLSLLLGVFSLRLRTHFFAMLTLAVAEMVAVFAEKWGKITGGSDGFNYKKPELFQDRLLFTYLAIIFMLLIYLLLRRFTLSPLGRVLQGIRENEQRMESLGYNVFYYKVIINVVAGMVAGLAGVMYALSTFHVDVPGVLGVEITLNQALLVTIVGGVGTLIGPIIGTGIIEVLQNYLESTNFDRWLLFFGLAFIIMVIFFPKGIVGTITQRWVDWKAKRFTASMVPPGSGSERAEDIKES, from the coding sequence ATGAAGCCATTATACAATCTACAACGCCTATCATCACCGGTACTCATGGTGTTTACCATCCTTGCCATCGTATTTCTCATCCTGCCAATGCTCTTTCAGGACTCACGAAGCTCGTTAATCATCCTTACCAATGTGGCCATCATGGCTGTTTTTGCCATGAGCTATGATCTTCTTCTCGGCTACACGGGTATCGTTTCTTTTGGTCATGTGATGTTCTTTGGGATGGGCGCCTATACCACTTCCATTCTCTTTAAGCAGGTAGCACCTACCTATAGTTCTTTAGCACTTGCAGTGGTCATCACACTGGTCCTTACAGGACTACTTAGCCTTCTCTTAGGCGTTTTTTCCCTCCGATTACGCACCCACTTCTTTGCCATGCTTACCCTGGCCGTAGCAGAGATGGTGGCTGTTTTTGCAGAGAAATGGGGGAAAATTACAGGAGGAAGTGATGGTTTTAACTATAAGAAACCAGAGCTTTTTCAGGATCGCTTGCTCTTCACCTACCTGGCCATCATTTTCATGCTGTTGATCTATCTATTGCTCCGCCGTTTTACCCTCTCTCCTCTCGGCCGTGTTCTACAGGGCATTCGTGAAAATGAACAACGGATGGAATCCCTAGGCTACAATGTCTTTTACTATAAGGTGATTATCAATGTAGTAGCAGGGATGGTAGCAGGGTTAGCAGGTGTGATGTATGCCTTATCCACCTTCCACGTGGATGTGCCAGGTGTTTTAGGAGTAGAGATCACTTTGAATCAAGCACTACTTGTCACCATTGTGGGTGGGGTGGGTACACTGATCGGTCCCATCATTGGGACGGGAATTATTGAGGTGCTACAGAATTATCTGGAATCTACCAATTTTGATCGTTGGCTCCTCTTTTTTGGCCTTGCCTTCATTATCATGGTGATCTTCTTCCCTAAAGGAATTGTGGGGACCATTACCCAACGATGGGTTGATTGGAAAGCAAAGCGCTTCACCGCTTCCATGGTTCCGCCAGGGAGCGGTTCAGAACGAGCAGAAGATATCAAAGAGTCATAG
- a CDS encoding branched-chain amino acid ABC transporter permease: protein MTFWELWISLSINGFALGMLIFLLAVGLTLIFGLMHVLNFAHGGLFAFGAFSGIWVYQYAMQSWGFSDQLGFLVGLLGAIFSGVILGFIIEKLIIQPVYGDLIAQILITLGAMIVLTEVTKLIFGVNPVGVQPPAWLAGNIQMGEITIIKYRIFLIMAGLLIFALMQYLLNRTRLGLIVRAGVEDKEMVQAFGINIKNIFLGVFILGAVLASIGGFLVAPYQQVITSGIGMEYQLLAFVVVVIGGMGSVPGSMVAAILVGIATAFINYYAAGLSTAIVYIIMVLVLFLRPQGLFGGRE, encoded by the coding sequence ATGACGTTTTGGGAACTTTGGATTTCTTTATCCATCAATGGATTTGCCTTAGGAATGTTGATATTTTTGTTAGCAGTAGGCTTAACGTTGATCTTCGGACTCATGCATGTCTTAAATTTTGCCCATGGCGGTCTCTTCGCTTTTGGTGCATTTTCAGGAATTTGGGTCTATCAGTATGCGATGCAGAGCTGGGGATTCTCAGATCAGCTCGGTTTTCTAGTAGGACTATTAGGTGCCATTTTCTCTGGGGTGATCCTAGGCTTTATCATAGAGAAGTTAATCATCCAGCCTGTATATGGCGACTTAATCGCGCAGATTTTGATCACATTAGGCGCCATGATCGTACTGACGGAAGTAACTAAATTGATCTTTGGTGTGAACCCCGTTGGCGTTCAACCACCAGCATGGCTAGCAGGGAATATCCAGATGGGAGAAATCACCATTATCAAATATCGGATCTTTTTAATCATGGCAGGGCTCTTGATTTTTGCATTGATGCAATACCTGCTGAATCGTACTCGTTTAGGCTTGATCGTAAGGGCTGGTGTAGAGGATAAGGAGATGGTACAGGCCTTTGGTATCAATATTAAGAACATTTTCCTTGGCGTTTTTATCCTTGGAGCAGTTTTAGCCTCCATTGGTGGTTTTCTGGTGGCACCCTATCAACAGGTGATCACATCAGGGATCGGGATGGAGTATCAGCTCCTTGCCTTCGTAGTCGTGGTCATCGGAGGGATGGGAAGTGTACCGGGGTCTATGGTAGCAGCGATTCTCGTTGGAATTGCTACAGCCTTTATCAACTATTATGCAGCGGGTCTTTCAACAGCCATTGTCTATATTATCATGGTGCTTGTCCTATTCTTAAGGCCGCAAGGCTTATTTGGAGGGAGGGAGTGA
- a CDS encoding ABC transporter ATP-binding protein, with product MEQLLQVDHIETYIGQFHILQGVSFQAKRGQVTVLLGRNGAGKTTTLRSIMGFQPASRGMILFHGEEIQRLSPHQIAQKGIGYVPEDQGIFSHLTVEENMRVAMGKGDAASQERQAWILELFPDLKKAWKRKGGHLSGGQKQMLSLGRALLQPNDLLLIDEPSKGLAPIMVERVIEALNEIKTHTTIVLVEQNFQMASMLGDQYYLVDDGRTVHSGKMADLVEDEQLKRKYLGIA from the coding sequence GTGGAACAGCTACTACAGGTTGATCATATTGAGACCTATATCGGTCAGTTCCATATCTTACAGGGCGTTTCATTCCAAGCTAAGCGCGGTCAGGTTACTGTCTTGCTGGGACGTAATGGGGCAGGAAAAACAACCACATTACGTTCGATCATGGGTTTTCAACCTGCTTCAAGGGGTATGATCCTTTTTCATGGTGAGGAGATCCAGCGTCTATCACCACACCAGATTGCGCAGAAGGGGATTGGCTATGTTCCTGAGGATCAAGGGATCTTCTCCCACTTAACCGTGGAGGAAAACATGCGAGTGGCCATGGGCAAAGGGGATGCAGCAAGTCAAGAACGACAGGCTTGGATTTTAGAGCTCTTCCCTGACTTAAAGAAAGCGTGGAAACGAAAGGGTGGACATCTAAGCGGTGGACAAAAGCAAATGCTCTCCCTTGGGCGAGCACTCCTTCAGCCTAACGATCTGCTCTTAATCGATGAACCTAGCAAAGGCTTAGCACCCATTATGGTAGAACGAGTTATCGAAGCACTTAACGAAATAAAAACACATACCACCATTGTACTAGTAGAGCAAAACTTTCAGATGGCTAGTATGCTAGGCGACCAATATTATTTGGTGGATGATGGCCGCACCGTCCATTCAGGTAAGATGGCAGATCTTGTGGAAGATGAACAATTAAAAAGAAAATACTTAGGGATTGCCTGA
- a CDS encoding ABC transporter ATP-binding protein, with product MEPILQTKDLTISFGGHTAVQGVNLTVHPHEFKSIIGPNGAGKTTLFNLISGQLKPTQGEIYLKGEEITGLSPIRRTGKGIGRSFQITNIFPNLTVLENVRLAVQIEKGIRYNPIRHFRHYKEVEEKAYHVLERVLLENKAHSLAKNLAHGEKRKLEIGMLLALERDLLLLDEPTAGMSLEEVPAILQLIRNIKEERNRTILLIEHKMDMVLDLSDSLAVLFHGQLLADGVPEAIMENEDVQKAYLGGMASGTATTG from the coding sequence ATGGAACCAATCCTCCAGACGAAGGACTTAACCATTTCCTTCGGTGGTCATACTGCAGTACAAGGTGTCAATCTCACCGTTCATCCCCATGAGTTTAAGTCGATTATCGGGCCCAATGGAGCAGGGAAGACCACGCTTTTCAACCTGATTAGTGGTCAGCTTAAGCCAACCCAAGGTGAAATCTACTTAAAAGGTGAGGAGATTACAGGATTATCTCCCATTCGGAGAACAGGGAAGGGGATCGGACGTTCATTTCAAATTACCAATATCTTTCCCAATCTCACTGTGTTAGAGAATGTAAGATTGGCTGTTCAGATCGAGAAAGGGATCCGATATAACCCCATACGCCATTTTCGCCATTATAAAGAGGTAGAAGAGAAAGCCTATCACGTGTTAGAACGGGTTCTTCTCGAGAATAAAGCACATTCCCTCGCGAAGAATCTAGCACATGGTGAGAAGCGAAAATTGGAGATTGGTATGCTTCTTGCTTTGGAACGTGATCTGCTCCTCCTCGATGAACCGACTGCCGGGATGTCACTGGAAGAGGTACCTGCCATTCTTCAGCTAATCCGCAATATTAAGGAGGAACGTAACAGGACCATTCTGCTGATTGAACACAAGATGGATATGGTCTTGGATTTATCTGACTCATTGGCTGTTCTCTTTCATGGTCAGTTATTAGCGGATGGTGTACCAGAGGCCATTATGGAGAACGAGGATGTTCAGAAGGCTTATCTAGGAGGGATGGCGAGTGGAACAGCTACTACAGGTTGA
- a CDS encoding substrate-binding domain-containing protein, whose protein sequence is MKGHGMKRSLLLLLTLVMVFTMVACGNNQGSKNTGASDESKGGTTSNQTTSPNASNEPVRVGLLAGKTGLLEAYATQTIQGFELGLEYATKGTFEVAGRKIEWRVEDDQLDGNTAIEKAEKLLDEYKADFIIGTTSSAAATAILPLAEEYEKIFIIEPAVADSITGENWNRYIFRTGRNSSQDAAAAAASIPGENAKVAIYAQDYAFGIDGANAFQREAEARGHEIIHREMTAHDVTDHTSHIQKVADSGAEYVYVVWAGANTPWVQMQELGFFNKVTPVTGFPDILGLTAMGETAVGLNGFTVYNYLLPQNEVNDWLIEKHKEKYNGAVPDLFTAGGFAAAMAIVTALEKTGGDTEVETLIQTMEGMTFDSPKGPMTFRAEDHQALQTLYAAKLVKSSEHPYPVPELIRELSPEETQPPIKN, encoded by the coding sequence GTGAAGGGACATGGAATGAAACGCTCACTTCTTCTACTATTAACATTGGTAATGGTCTTTACCATGGTGGCCTGTGGTAATAACCAAGGCAGTAAAAATACAGGCGCATCCGATGAGAGCAAGGGTGGAACCACATCGAATCAAACGACTTCACCCAATGCTTCCAACGAACCAGTTCGAGTTGGCTTGTTAGCTGGAAAGACTGGATTATTGGAAGCGTATGCAACCCAGACCATTCAAGGCTTTGAACTAGGTTTAGAGTATGCTACGAAAGGTACCTTTGAAGTGGCTGGTCGAAAGATTGAATGGCGTGTAGAGGATGATCAATTAGATGGCAATACAGCCATTGAAAAGGCAGAAAAGCTACTGGATGAATATAAGGCTGATTTTATCATCGGAACAACCAGCTCCGCTGCAGCCACGGCAATTTTACCTCTAGCAGAGGAGTACGAGAAGATCTTCATCATTGAGCCGGCTGTGGCAGACTCGATTACAGGAGAGAATTGGAATCGCTACATCTTTAGAACAGGACGCAATTCATCTCAGGATGCAGCAGCAGCAGCAGCCTCCATCCCAGGTGAGAATGCAAAGGTGGCCATCTATGCCCAGGATTATGCCTTTGGAATCGATGGTGCCAATGCATTTCAACGGGAAGCAGAGGCCCGTGGTCATGAAATCATCCACCGTGAAATGACAGCCCACGATGTCACTGACCATACCTCTCATATCCAGAAGGTAGCTGATTCTGGAGCAGAATATGTGTACGTCGTTTGGGCTGGAGCGAACACACCTTGGGTACAAATGCAGGAGTTAGGCTTCTTCAATAAAGTGACGCCAGTGACAGGCTTCCCAGATATTCTAGGCTTAACAGCCATGGGCGAGACAGCAGTAGGCTTGAATGGATTCACGGTTTACAACTATCTGTTGCCACAGAATGAAGTGAATGATTGGTTAATCGAAAAGCATAAGGAGAAGTATAATGGCGCTGTTCCAGATCTCTTTACAGCAGGAGGCTTTGCAGCAGCCATGGCGATCGTAACAGCTTTGGAGAAGACGGGCGGAGACACCGAGGTGGAGACGCTGATTCAGACCATGGAGGGAATGACCTTCGATTCACCGAAGGGTCCCATGACCTTCCGTGCCGAGGATCATCAAGCGCTACAGACGCTTTATGCTGCAAAATTAGTGAAGAGTTCAGAACACCCATATCCTGTTCCTGAGTTGATCCGCGAGCTATCACCTGAGGAGACTCAACCTCCCATTAAGAATTAA
- a CDS encoding BTAD domain-containing putative transcriptional regulator, whose translation MSIAIMKSKLIPPKPRSTYYLPERLEQLFGHVPQFPITTLQAGPGYGKSTSLLLASAAWRGEIVWYTLTTYDRDPIVFLTHLIHGMNLDLPSVGLGGHEEIQKQLELSLYEIIRMIQEKEGSYYLILDDYHTIDDVEELNHLFQLLIEHQPPNLHIIFSSRKRPRLAIMNGLRMKGELLEIKQGDLLFTNDEIHQLYERYGLHLEKDRADQLMKLTEGWVIVLALIGQQLSTGADLEQLLSQFHQREEILEYLISEVLSTRSADEQRFLLATSICEEVTPELGDLLLGWQQSSTICNQFLQEELFLTVIQSGRFRYHALFRQVLRERLKEDARWYESLLRKLAQHYEGEKKIEEALRVYLELEDWLQVRSLLELQGDQWLEQGQLDTLQIWLDCISDQQGTSSLAFPVFQGDIARLRNRFQEALLSYKKAEDLARQEQDPYWQSRALEGQARLYLDTIQPAQADRLLREATRILGGRTKTEHKAKLLELLAENQINLGQHRTAEKLFRIAREIRHEVSRGELEARLLLRTGRLRAAIQAVESLQQEGESRVSRFHRDPSVLLSLLYAFLGEREAAKRMAEKGIFTGNSLLSPFVEAVGWIRLGHASQLFEHYEPTMILQCYQTAIQIFERLQVERGKVEALMGIALLYASLGQGERARHYAQEGRKIAERAKDMWMLTLCDLAQAYSYVMDENWQQAGLELENTYQQFTLCGDNYGSAVSMLWLAYVSWRQQDWNRLHSYLPRLFLHIQHDNYQFLFRQRTLLGPKDVQVFLPMLVEAQKQGIALDYVNPLLADLGFDKVDLHPGYTLRIQTFGEFRVWLGEREVSEKEWQREKAKQLFQLLLTYRKQLLPRELIYQLLWPEVDEKAANRDFKVALNALMKALEPNRTARSTPFYIQRHGTSYGFNLASGYELDVEQFEYAVQHGLREKEDRERRKEWLSKAIQLYQGDYLLEQRYEDWSIEERERFQVLFLRAAEQLAYFLVQDGEYEACIQLSSRILQLDPCWEEAYRLQMLCYYQLQHRAQALKVYEKCKHVLEEELGVEPLPETVELWSLIRETKPLPFHLFTKL comes from the coding sequence ATGTCCATCGCCATTATGAAGAGTAAATTAATCCCACCCAAGCCCAGGTCTACTTATTATTTGCCAGAACGATTAGAACAGCTGTTTGGTCATGTTCCTCAGTTTCCTATAACCACTCTACAAGCAGGGCCAGGCTATGGGAAGAGTACCAGCCTCCTCTTAGCAAGTGCTGCCTGGAGAGGGGAAATCGTTTGGTATACCTTAACGACATATGATCGGGATCCCATTGTGTTTCTTACCCATTTGATTCATGGGATGAATCTGGATCTCCCATCGGTTGGATTGGGAGGGCATGAAGAGATCCAAAAGCAATTGGAGCTCTCACTCTATGAAATCATACGAATGATTCAGGAGAAGGAAGGATCCTATTATCTCATATTGGACGATTATCATACCATTGATGATGTGGAAGAGTTGAATCATCTCTTTCAGCTACTCATTGAGCATCAACCTCCCAATCTACATATTATTTTTAGCAGTCGAAAGCGTCCCCGCCTTGCAATTATGAATGGGCTAAGGATGAAGGGAGAATTGCTAGAGATCAAGCAAGGAGATCTCCTATTTACGAATGATGAAATCCATCAACTTTATGAGCGATATGGTCTTCATCTTGAAAAAGATAGAGCGGATCAACTCATGAAGCTCACAGAGGGTTGGGTGATTGTTCTCGCATTAATTGGCCAGCAACTTAGTACTGGTGCTGATTTAGAACAATTGCTATCTCAATTTCATCAGCGTGAAGAGATTCTCGAATACCTGATCTCTGAAGTGTTATCTACTCGATCAGCGGATGAACAGCGGTTTTTGCTCGCTACTTCCATTTGTGAAGAGGTGACACCCGAGTTAGGCGATCTCTTACTAGGTTGGCAGCAATCCTCTACGATCTGTAATCAGTTCTTGCAAGAGGAGCTCTTTCTTACGGTGATCCAATCAGGGCGTTTTCGCTATCATGCTCTATTCCGCCAAGTGTTACGTGAACGCTTGAAAGAAGATGCTCGATGGTATGAGAGCCTTCTACGAAAGTTAGCCCAACATTATGAAGGGGAGAAAAAAATCGAGGAAGCACTGCGCGTTTACTTAGAGCTTGAGGATTGGCTTCAGGTGAGGAGTTTGCTTGAACTACAGGGAGACCAGTGGTTGGAGCAAGGTCAACTGGATACCCTGCAGATCTGGTTAGATTGTATATCTGACCAGCAAGGAACCAGTTCGCTGGCTTTTCCCGTTTTTCAGGGCGATATTGCTCGTTTACGTAATCGCTTTCAGGAGGCGCTTCTAAGCTATAAAAAAGCAGAAGATCTAGCTAGACAGGAACAAGATCCGTACTGGCAAAGTCGTGCTCTCGAAGGGCAAGCTCGTCTCTATCTCGATACCATTCAGCCTGCACAAGCGGATCGCCTATTGCGTGAAGCTACACGTATACTTGGGGGGAGAACAAAGACAGAGCATAAGGCAAAGCTCCTCGAGTTATTAGCGGAGAATCAGATCAATCTCGGACAGCATCGGACAGCAGAAAAGCTGTTTCGTATAGCGCGAGAGATTCGACATGAGGTGAGCAGAGGAGAGTTGGAGGCCCGCTTATTATTACGAACTGGCCGTTTACGAGCGGCAATTCAAGCGGTGGAATCGCTGCAGCAAGAAGGGGAATCTAGGGTGAGCCGCTTTCATCGTGATCCATCGGTGCTTCTCTCCCTTCTCTATGCATTTCTAGGAGAGCGAGAAGCAGCGAAACGTATGGCGGAGAAGGGAATCTTTACTGGCAATTCATTGCTCTCACCATTTGTGGAGGCTGTGGGATGGATTCGACTAGGACATGCCTCGCAACTCTTTGAGCATTATGAACCTACCATGATCCTTCAGTGCTATCAGACGGCGATACAGATCTTCGAACGCCTTCAAGTGGAACGAGGTAAGGTAGAAGCGCTGATGGGAATCGCTCTTCTTTATGCATCGCTGGGACAGGGTGAACGTGCCCGCCATTACGCGCAAGAGGGTAGAAAAATCGCCGAGCGGGCGAAGGATATGTGGATGTTAACCCTCTGTGATTTAGCCCAAGCCTATAGCTATGTGATGGATGAGAATTGGCAGCAGGCGGGGCTAGAGTTAGAGAACACCTACCAACAGTTCACCTTATGCGGGGATAACTATGGGTCAGCAGTTTCTATGCTATGGCTTGCCTATGTGAGCTGGCGTCAACAGGATTGGAATCGTTTACATTCCTATCTTCCTCGTCTCTTCCTACATATACAGCATGATAACTATCAATTTCTCTTTCGTCAGCGTACTCTTCTAGGTCCCAAGGATGTTCAAGTGTTTCTTCCGATGCTGGTAGAAGCACAGAAGCAAGGAATCGCTTTAGATTATGTGAATCCTTTGCTTGCAGATCTAGGCTTCGATAAGGTGGATCTTCATCCGGGCTATACATTACGGATACAGACCTTCGGAGAGTTTCGAGTCTGGCTCGGTGAGCGAGAGGTGAGTGAAAAGGAGTGGCAACGAGAGAAGGCGAAGCAACTCTTTCAACTACTGCTAACCTATCGTAAGCAGCTACTCCCCCGCGAGCTGATCTATCAGCTGCTCTGGCCAGAGGTGGATGAAAAAGCAGCCAATCGTGACTTCAAGGTGGCACTTAATGCCTTGATGAAAGCGTTAGAGCCTAATCGTACAGCACGGAGTACACCTTTCTATATTCAACGACATGGCACTTCCTATGGGTTTAACCTGGCATCAGGCTATGAATTGGATGTGGAGCAATTTGAGTATGCAGTACAGCATGGCTTACGAGAGAAGGAGGATCGGGAGCGGCGCAAGGAATGGTTAAGCAAGGCGATCCAGCTCTACCAAGGCGACTATCTCCTGGAGCAGCGCTATGAGGACTGGTCCATTGAAGAGCGAGAACGTTTTCAAGTTTTGTTTCTACGAGCAGCTGAACAGCTTGCTTATTTTCTGGTGCAGGATGGGGAGTATGAAGCCTGTATCCAATTGAGCTCACGGATTCTTCAGTTGGATCCCTGTTGGGAGGAGGCATATCGACTCCAAATGCTTTGCTATTATCAGCTTCAACATCGCGCTCAAGCTTTAAAAGTCTATGAGAAATGTAAGCATGTGCTCGAAGAGGAGCTGGGGGTGGAACCTCTACCAGAGACTGTAGAATTATGGAGCTTAATAAGAGAGACAAAACCTCTACCTTTTCACCTGTTCACAAAGTTGTAA
- the glnA gene encoding type I glutamate--ammonia ligase: protein MSTTREEILHMAKEQHVRFIRLQFTDILGTIKNVEIPLSQLEKALDNKMMFDGSSIEGYVRIEESDMYLYPDLDTWMIFPWSSEDARVARLICDVYNPDGTPFEGDPRYVLKRALKEAEAMGFTTMNVGPEPEFFLFKTDEKGEPTLDVNDHGGYFDLAPVDLGENCRRDIVLTLDQMGFEVEASHHEVAPGQHEIDFKYTDAVRAADFIQTFEIVVRTIARKHGLHATFMAKPIYGLSGSGMHTHQSLFIGNKNAFYDENDSLGLSETARHYIAGLLHHARSFAAITNPTVNSYKRLVPGYEAPCYVAWSAKNRSPLVRIPASRGMSTRLELRNPDPMANPYLALAVTLMAGLDGIKKKMALCPPVDRNIYVMTASEREECGIASLPSTLREAMDEMVKDEVICNALGAHVLEHYLELKEIEWDLFRVQVHPWERERYMKMY, encoded by the coding sequence GTGAGTACAACAAGAGAAGAGATTCTACACATGGCCAAAGAACAGCATGTACGATTTATCCGATTACAGTTTACTGATATTCTAGGCACCATCAAAAATGTGGAGATTCCCTTAAGCCAGTTAGAAAAAGCACTGGATAATAAGATGATGTTTGATGGCTCTTCCATTGAAGGTTACGTACGTATCGAAGAATCTGATATGTACCTCTATCCTGATCTTGATACGTGGATGATCTTCCCTTGGTCTTCTGAGGATGCCCGTGTTGCACGGCTCATCTGTGATGTCTACAATCCAGATGGCACTCCCTTTGAAGGAGACCCACGCTATGTCCTTAAGCGTGCATTGAAAGAGGCTGAAGCCATGGGCTTCACGACGATGAATGTGGGACCAGAGCCTGAATTTTTCCTTTTCAAAACCGATGAAAAGGGTGAGCCCACCCTTGATGTCAATGACCATGGTGGATATTTTGACCTTGCCCCTGTGGACTTAGGAGAGAATTGTCGTCGCGATATTGTGTTGACCCTTGATCAGATGGGCTTCGAAGTGGAAGCCTCCCATCATGAGGTGGCACCAGGTCAGCATGAGATCGATTTTAAATATACCGATGCAGTTCGCGCTGCTGATTTTATCCAAACCTTTGAGATCGTAGTTCGTACCATTGCACGGAAGCATGGTTTACATGCCACGTTTATGGCAAAACCCATATATGGCTTGAGCGGTTCAGGTATGCATACCCATCAATCCCTCTTCATTGGTAATAAGAATGCGTTCTATGATGAGAATGATTCCTTGGGTCTTAGTGAAACGGCTCGTCATTATATTGCAGGCTTGTTGCACCATGCGCGGAGCTTTGCAGCTATTACCAATCCTACTGTGAATTCATATAAGCGTCTGGTGCCAGGGTATGAAGCGCCTTGTTACGTCGCCTGGTCTGCGAAGAATCGTAGTCCCTTAGTGCGGATTCCTGCTTCACGAGGTATGAGCACACGCTTGGAGCTCCGTAATCCTGACCCAATGGCTAATCCATATCTTGCTTTGGCTGTTACATTAATGGCAGGCTTGGATGGCATTAAGAAGAAGATGGCGCTCTGCCCACCAGTAGATCGCAATATTTATGTGATGACAGCTAGTGAACGGGAAGAGTGTGGGATCGCAAGCCTTCCTTCCACATTACGAGAAGCCATGGATGAGATGGTGAAGGATGAGGTCATCTGTAATGCCCTAGGAGCTCATGTCTTGGAGCATTACTTAGAGTTGAAGGAGATTGAATGGGATCTCTTCCGGGTTCAAGTGCATCCTTGGGAACGAGAACGATATATGAAGATGTATTAA
- a CDS encoding MerR family transcriptional regulator has protein sequence MDEANRRFQPLFSIGIVQQLTQLTGRQIRYYEEQGLIDVPRSEGGHRLYSFHHIEQLFFIKELLEQGLNMAGIRKVFQSTTTQEEFVQTSGPLPAGIHEREKRIKTPQITSQELLERVRQQLINGERTHEVSLIQGELSRFFQ, from the coding sequence ATGGATGAAGCTAACCGCCGTTTTCAACCTCTTTTTTCTATTGGCATTGTTCAACAATTGACTCAATTGACAGGTAGGCAGATTCGTTACTATGAGGAGCAAGGATTGATCGATGTTCCCCGCAGTGAGGGTGGACATCGACTTTACTCATTTCATCACATTGAGCAACTTTTCTTCATTAAGGAATTATTAGAACAGGGGCTTAATATGGCAGGGATTCGTAAAGTGTTTCAATCCACTACGACCCAGGAAGAGTTCGTACAGACTTCTGGTCCTCTTCCTGCTGGTATTCATGAACGGGAGAAGAGAATTAAAACGCCGCAGATCACCAGTCAAGAACTATTAGAACGTGTCCGCCAGCAGTTGATCAATGGAGAACGAACCCATGAAGTATCGTTGATCCAAGGAGAACTCTCGCGATTTTTTCAGTAG